A DNA window from Mucilaginibacter xinganensis contains the following coding sequences:
- a CDS encoding SusC/RagA family TonB-linked outer membrane protein, giving the protein MKINLPLKFCWLSAALLATCCANSFASPLKTKGLSPVARHAQAPVKGIVKDATGETLVGVSVSIKGTTTGTQTDVNGAFTLNANPGDVLVFTYLGYVKQEITVGSDASITVTMQSDSKQLSEVVVTALGISRESKTLSYGVQTIKGNQVTDVPDASLVNSLSGKIAGAQITKSSSGVGGSTKVVLRGNKSINGDNNALYVIDGIPMPRNLSGQIGGVFGGMDRGDGIENLNPDDVESISVLPGSSSAALYGSQGSNGVILITTKKGKAGKPLISFSSNTTFESPFEIPKLQNTYGETTEEGGQPVTFSPQSWGAKVTPNNSADPKAFFNTGKTFINALSLQTGTEKNQSYFSFESTNSTGIIPSNKLDKYNFTARNTSKFFNDKLTLDVSANYVSQTVNNRPNQGYYYNPLVSLYLFPRGVDFNQYKNNYAVYDPTRVLYSQNWPYAINDIATQNPYWIINRNTNQDRLNRILGTVSLKYDITSWLNIAGRLKVDRTEDIFEAQEFATSSTVLVGPKGAYTYNPSSINQTYADLIANLNKKFGKFSLTANIGGSFQNSQTQGSNTSGNLLNIANVFSISNIDYTRVHPTQYADRQQIQSAFGTATLGYNDYLFLDVTGRNDWDSTLAFTSKQDFFYPSVGLNLVLSQAAKLPDFISFAKIRGNLTNVGNGAGAIQYATNPSYAVSNGAVNSIGAKALLTLKPEKTRSYELGTDLRFFNDKLTFIFNAYKSFTKNQIYPITVSPTTGFSTYYFNGGDLENKGLELTLGYNAKFGDFTWKPSFNFSLNRSKVLDVLEYNDPATGKLTSLDYVNLSGDVYNLRVQKGGAYGDMYALAAEKDASGNYIVDANGVPIKSSEYTKIGNVNPNFTAGLQNEFAYKSFRLSFLIDGKFGGQVVSGTQAILDQYGVSAASGAARDAGGVVVNGKKVDAKTYYQTIGGRNPTADLYTYSATNIRLRELVFGYTLPGSLLNNKVKNIGISVVARNLWMIKNNAPFDPDANLSTANGLQGLDVFNLPTIRSVGFKVSAQF; this is encoded by the coding sequence ATGAAGATTAATTTACCACTAAAATTCTGTTGGTTATCAGCGGCGTTACTAGCCACCTGCTGTGCCAATAGTTTTGCAAGCCCTTTAAAAACTAAAGGATTATCACCAGTTGCCAGGCATGCCCAGGCTCCTGTAAAAGGGATTGTAAAAGACGCTACCGGCGAAACGCTTGTAGGCGTATCTGTATCTATTAAAGGTACTACAACGGGCACTCAAACCGACGTTAACGGCGCATTTACTTTAAATGCAAACCCTGGCGACGTATTGGTGTTTACCTATTTAGGCTATGTGAAACAAGAAATTACTGTAGGGAGTGATGCCAGTATTACAGTAACCATGCAATCTGACTCCAAACAATTATCAGAAGTAGTAGTAACTGCGTTAGGTATTTCAAGGGAGTCAAAAACCCTATCATACGGCGTGCAGACCATCAAAGGAAACCAGGTTACTGACGTTCCTGATGCCAGCCTTGTAAACAGCCTCTCTGGTAAAATTGCAGGCGCACAGATCACCAAAAGTTCATCTGGCGTAGGCGGTTCAACTAAGGTTGTTTTACGTGGTAACAAATCAATCAATGGCGATAACAACGCTTTATACGTAATTGACGGTATCCCAATGCCACGTAACTTAAGCGGTCAGATTGGCGGCGTATTTGGTGGCATGGACCGTGGTGACGGTATCGAAAACCTTAATCCCGATGATGTTGAAAGCATCAGCGTATTACCAGGTTCTTCTTCGGCAGCACTATATGGTAGCCAAGGTTCAAACGGTGTTATCCTAATTACTACTAAAAAAGGCAAAGCAGGTAAACCCCTGATTAGTTTCTCATCAAACACAACTTTTGAAAGCCCTTTTGAAATTCCAAAACTTCAAAACACCTACGGTGAAACAACAGAAGAAGGCGGTCAGCCGGTTACTTTCTCTCCACAAAGCTGGGGAGCAAAAGTTACTCCAAATAATTCTGCTGATCCTAAGGCATTTTTTAACACTGGTAAAACGTTTATTAACGCGCTTTCACTACAAACCGGAACGGAAAAAAATCAAAGCTATTTTTCTTTCGAAAGCACCAATTCAACTGGTATTATCCCAAGCAATAAGTTAGACAAATACAATTTTACAGCAAGGAACACCAGTAAGTTTTTTAATGATAAACTGACGCTTGATGTATCGGCTAACTATGTGTCTCAAACGGTTAATAACAGGCCAAACCAGGGCTACTATTACAACCCGCTTGTTTCCTTATACTTGTTCCCACGTGGAGTAGACTTTAACCAATACAAAAACAACTATGCAGTTTATGATCCTACCCGCGTATTATACAGCCAAAACTGGCCGTATGCTATCAACGACATTGCTACGCAAAACCCATATTGGATCATCAACCGTAACACTAATCAGGATCGCCTGAACCGTATATTAGGTACCGTTAGCTTAAAATATGATATCACCAGCTGGTTAAATATTGCCGGCCGGTTAAAAGTTGACAGAACTGAAGATATTTTTGAGGCACAAGAATTTGCAACCTCAAGCACAGTACTTGTAGGCCCTAAAGGCGCTTATACTTACAATCCAAGCAGCATCAACCAAACTTATGCGGATTTGATTGCCAACTTGAATAAAAAGTTCGGCAAATTTAGCCTTACTGCAAATATTGGCGGCAGCTTTCAAAACTCACAAACCCAGGGTTCAAATACCAGTGGTAACCTGTTGAATATTGCTAATGTTTTCTCAATATCTAATATTGATTACACAAGGGTACACCCAACTCAGTACGCTGACAGGCAACAGATTCAATCTGCATTTGGTACAGCTACCTTAGGCTATAACGATTACCTGTTTTTAGATGTAACCGGCAGAAATGACTGGGATTCAACGTTAGCGTTTACAAGCAAGCAAGACTTTTTCTATCCTTCAGTTGGTTTAAACCTGGTATTAAGCCAGGCTGCTAAACTTCCTGATTTCATCAGCTTTGCTAAGATCCGTGGTAACCTTACCAATGTTGGTAACGGTGCCGGTGCAATTCAATATGCTACCAACCCAAGCTACGCGGTATCAAACGGTGCTGTGAATTCTATTGGCGCTAAAGCGTTGTTAACCCTGAAACCTGAGAAAACCCGCTCTTATGAGTTAGGAACTGACCTGCGTTTCTTTAACGACAAACTGACATTTATCTTTAACGCTTACAAATCATTTACTAAAAACCAAATATACCCTATCACAGTTAGCCCTACTACCGGTTTCAGCACCTACTACTTTAACGGTGGTGATTTAGAGAACAAAGGTTTAGAGTTAACTTTAGGATACAACGCTAAATTCGGGGACTTTACCTGGAAACCAAGCTTTAACTTCTCATTAAACAGGAGCAAAGTTCTTGACGTATTGGAATACAATGACCCTGCAACAGGCAAACTGACCAGCCTTGATTATGTAAACCTTTCAGGCGATGTGTATAACTTAAGGGTACAAAAAGGTGGCGCTTATGGCGATATGTACGCGTTGGCTGCTGAAAAAGATGCCAGCGGTAATTACATTGTTGATGCAAACGGCGTCCCTATCAAATCATCAGAATATACCAAAATCGGTAACGTAAACCCTAATTTTACTGCAGGTTTGCAAAACGAATTTGCTTATAAAAGCTTCAGGTTAAGTTTCCTTATTGACGGAAAATTCGGCGGACAGGTTGTTTCCGGTACACAGGCAATCCTTGATCAGTATGGCGTTTCAGCGGCTTCGGGTGCAGCCAGAGATGCTGGTGGTGTTGTTGTTAACGGTAAAAAAGTTGACGCTAAAACTTACTATCAGACAATTGGTGGCAGAAACCCTACTGCTGACCTATATACTTACAGTGCAACTAACATCCGTTTACGCGAGCTGGTATTTGGTTACACTTTACCAGGAAGCCTGTTAAATAACAAAGTTAAAAACATTGGAATTTCTGTAGTTGCAAGAAACCTTTGGATGATCAAGAACAATGCACCGTTCGATCCGGATGCTAACCTATCTACAGCAAACGGCTTACAGGGACTTGACGTGTTCAACCTTCCAACCATCAGAAGCGTAGGCTTTAAAGTTAGCGCCCAGTTTTAA
- the rsmA gene encoding 16S rRNA (adenine(1518)-N(6)/adenine(1519)-N(6))-dimethyltransferase RsmA: MTLVRAKKHLGQHFLTDKNIAAKIVDSLRPGSVYNQVLEVGPGMGILSDFLLEKPKLEVSLIDIDTESYEYLQKKYPALGKKLINADFLEMDFGAYFNGPLGIIGNFPYNISSQILFKVLDNRQQVVEVVGMFQKEVAERCNSKPGSKEYGILSVFLQAYYKVEYLFTVKAGVFNPPPKVLSAVIRLTRNQTAQLDCDEKLFWQVVKAGFNQRRKTLRNALSSLINKEKMTEEPLLDLRAERLSVDDFVKLTNMIIANR, translated from the coding sequence ATGACATTGGTAAGAGCAAAAAAACATTTAGGTCAGCATTTTCTTACTGATAAAAATATCGCTGCTAAAATAGTTGACAGCCTTCGCCCCGGGAGCGTTTATAACCAAGTACTTGAGGTTGGCCCCGGCATGGGCATCCTTTCTGATTTTTTATTGGAAAAACCTAAACTGGAAGTTTCGCTAATTGATATCGACACAGAATCGTATGAATACCTGCAAAAAAAATATCCGGCGTTAGGCAAAAAGCTCATTAATGCCGACTTTTTGGAGATGGATTTTGGTGCATACTTTAACGGTCCGTTGGGCATTATCGGCAACTTTCCTTACAATATATCATCGCAAATATTATTTAAGGTACTCGATAACAGGCAGCAGGTAGTTGAGGTGGTTGGCATGTTTCAAAAAGAAGTAGCGGAACGCTGTAATTCCAAACCGGGCAGTAAGGAATATGGTATATTGAGCGTGTTTTTGCAGGCTTATTATAAAGTTGAATATTTATTTACGGTGAAAGCAGGGGTATTTAATCCGCCGCCCAAGGTGTTATCAGCAGTAATCAGGCTAACCCGTAATCAAACAGCACAGCTTGACTGCGATGAAAAGCTATTTTGGCAGGTGGTGAAAGCAGGTTTTAACCAGCGCCGTAAAACCTTACGAAATGCGCTGTCATCCTTAATTAACAAAGAAAAAATGACCGAAGAGCCCCTGCTCGACCTGCGGGCGGAGCGCTTGAGCGTGGATGATTTTGTGAAGCTTACCAACATGATAATTGCCAACAGGTAA
- the pdxA gene encoding 4-hydroxythreonine-4-phosphate dehydrogenase PdxA, producing MSEKIKIGISIGDVNGIGLEIIIKTLADSRIYDYCVPIVYGHTKVASFYRRTTQIEDLNFFVINNPDEYKKDQRKPNMINCWEEDVKIEPGVANNDIGKYGFLSLERATSDLINGQIDALVTAPINKDSIQSEQFNFPGHTEYLQDKDGAAESLMFLVSDTLRVGVVTGHIPISKVSESITTGKILSKLKLMDASLRNDFWIRKPKIAVLGLNPHASDNGLIGDEEQKVIIPAIEEARNNNIMAFGPYSADGFFANGTYLQFDAVLAMYHDQGLIPFKQIAFESGVNFTAGLNFVRTSPDHGTAYDIAGKNLASEISFREALFTAIHIVKHRRETLELHENPLVFSKLSRDRD from the coding sequence ATGAGCGAGAAAATCAAAATAGGGATCAGCATAGGCGACGTAAATGGCATTGGGTTGGAAATAATTATAAAAACCCTGGCCGATAGCCGTATTTATGATTATTGCGTACCTATAGTTTACGGGCATACCAAAGTGGCATCGTTTTACCGCCGCACTACACAAATAGAGGACCTTAATTTTTTTGTGATCAATAATCCGGACGAATACAAAAAAGATCAAAGAAAGCCCAATATGATCAACTGCTGGGAAGAAGACGTAAAAATTGAACCCGGCGTTGCCAATAACGATATTGGGAAGTATGGTTTCCTATCGTTAGAGCGGGCAACTAGCGATCTTATAAACGGGCAAATTGACGCGCTGGTTACCGCACCTATTAATAAAGACAGTATCCAGAGCGAACAGTTTAACTTTCCCGGACACACCGAGTATCTACAGGATAAAGACGGCGCCGCTGAATCGTTAATGTTTTTGGTGAGCGATACTTTAAGGGTTGGTGTGGTAACGGGTCATATTCCTATTTCTAAAGTTTCAGAAAGCATTACTACCGGCAAGATCTTGTCAAAACTTAAGTTGATGGACGCCAGCCTGCGGAACGATTTCTGGATCCGCAAACCTAAAATCGCTGTTTTAGGCCTGAATCCACACGCCAGCGACAACGGCCTTATTGGCGATGAAGAACAAAAAGTAATTATCCCGGCGATTGAAGAAGCCAGGAATAATAATATTATGGCTTTCGGCCCTTATTCAGCCGATGGTTTTTTTGCTAACGGCACCTACCTGCAATTTGACGCCGTGCTTGCCATGTACCACGACCAGGGACTGATCCCGTTTAAACAAATTGCATTTGAATCCGGTGTGAATTTTACTGCCGGTTTGAATTTTGTGCGCACTTCGCCCGATCATGGTACCGCTTATGACATTGCCGGAAAAAACCTGGCATCAGAGATCTCATTCCGCGAAGCGCTGTTTACAGCCATACACATAGTAAAACACCGCCGCGAAACGCTTGAGTTGCATGAAAACCCACTGGTTTTTTCTAAACTGAGCCGCGACAGGGATTAA
- a CDS encoding cadherin-like beta sandwich domain-containing protein, with the protein MKTFYLKVFGKTLLVLLFGVFIQNAIAAKREVLLKNFLLTTDNSSVADTPRQVSKAKKVVVERDRANIKDKDFDKDKKHPEDGVDDDISGRQDQETARTKDPSINVVPTERLIQARRIKDRLVTQRANLIKSANKPGAIAPIASISGITWSERGPSNVGGRTRALMFDLGDAANGYKKVFAGGVGGGLWVTNDITASPVSWTKINDFFENIAISCIAQNPVNPQVIYAGTGEGYYNGDAIQGLGVWKSTDGGASWTRLTSTSFYTNINAIAVDKNGSVYLAARDFGIMKSGDGGSSWSTAISTTGAADVQLAANGDVYASDGVFSAGHIYISDFAVNGAATGNSGTWTNITPGTSGTITPSTTSWWRIKLACAPGDANTVYALFEGTNSYSLTSFQRYNKATNTWAVKTVPTGSTFNNGQAWYSIAAAVDPTNANVVYAGSLDGGRSIDGGTTWAVQTQWYVGEVSGLNADQYVHADHHAYVYAPGSAGRFLMGTDGGIFYTSTATAAHPSFADRNNGYNVTQFYSVAVHPTNTNYFLAGAQDNGTQQYTTAGINATAEATGGDGGNAFIDQTNGNIQLTSYVYNNFWVSTDNGVNFIQHFLGNTGGFINPSDYDSNSKNLYSGDASGSYFRWNNITAGTSTSDVAVTAFSGANVTSVTVAPKTLNRVYFGLDNGKVAVVDNANTGTSIAGTVLSPSGYGTGSVSCVAVDPSSEDHLLVSYFNYGYPSVYETKNATAVTPVWTLVEGNLPDMPVRWAMFYPGDSTRAIIATELGVWTTDKLNSSSTVWSPTNSGLANVEVDMLKFRASDRTLAAATHGRGLFTTTLPVISNAATDATLSNLALNHGTLSPVFASSTSSYTASVPNATTSISITPTANAPGATIKVNNTAVASGTASANLTLAVGPNTINTVVTSADGTVNKTYAVIVTRLSNNALLTSLKITPSTALATVTGPGYKNYTTTVPNSETSLTVTSVVQDATATIKVNGTTVASGIASPAVPLTVGANVITVAVTAQDGTTVKNYIITATRKSASSIATLANLTTNAGALNPAFATLTTAYTLRVPNATASIKLTPTATANDATITVNGTVVASGVASPSIPLNAGDNMINTVVTAADGTTVKTYTLTVTRSAAGLSTNALLSSLKITPSTALTTVTGPGYKNYATSVPNSETSLTVTAVLQDATATIKVNGTTVASGAASPSIPLAAGANVITVVVTAQDGATVKNYIITATRATSSIATLANLITNAGALNPVFATLTTAYTLRVPNATTSIKLTPTATAGDAAIKVNGTTTASGVASASVPLSVGDNVINTVVTASDGTTVKTYTLTVTRSAAGLSTNALLSSLKISPSTALTTVTGPGYKNYTTSVPNSETSLTVTSVVQDATATIKVNGTTVASGAASPSIPLAVGTNVITTTVTAQDGATVKNYIITATRAAGPVAGLSLAAQGSDSVKTATDEILVHQAISPNGDGQNDFLLIDGLAAYPNNSLSIATQSGALVYNAKGYNNSSVVFDGHSSLNGRLQPRGTYFYLLEYYNGTQYKRKSGFIIIKY; encoded by the coding sequence ATGGCGTGGATGATGATATAAGCGGCCGCCAGGACCAGGAAACGGCCCGGACAAAGGACCCGTCAATTAATGTAGTGCCGACTGAAAGGTTGATACAGGCCCGAAGGATTAAGGATAGATTGGTGACACAACGTGCTAACCTTATAAAATCTGCAAATAAACCAGGCGCTATTGCTCCAATTGCTTCTATAAGCGGAATTACATGGAGTGAACGTGGCCCAAGCAATGTAGGCGGCCGTACCAGGGCCCTGATGTTTGATTTAGGCGATGCCGCGAATGGCTATAAAAAAGTATTTGCTGGTGGCGTAGGCGGTGGTTTATGGGTTACAAATGATATTACTGCATCTCCCGTATCATGGACCAAAATAAATGACTTTTTTGAGAATATTGCCATCAGTTGCATTGCGCAAAATCCTGTTAACCCACAGGTGATTTATGCAGGCACCGGCGAAGGATATTATAATGGTGATGCCATACAGGGTTTGGGGGTTTGGAAAAGCACTGACGGCGGTGCAAGCTGGACCAGGCTGACAAGTACTTCGTTTTACACCAACATAAATGCAATTGCGGTTGATAAAAACGGCAGTGTGTACCTGGCGGCTCGTGATTTTGGAATAATGAAATCAGGCGACGGCGGTTCTTCCTGGAGTACCGCAATATCAACAACCGGTGCTGCAGACGTTCAGTTGGCTGCCAATGGTGATGTGTACGCCAGTGACGGGGTTTTCAGTGCAGGGCATATTTATATTTCTGATTTTGCGGTTAATGGCGCAGCCACAGGAAATTCAGGAACATGGACCAATATCACTCCTGGCACATCGGGTACCATTACGCCTTCAACTACCAGCTGGTGGCGTATTAAGCTTGCTTGCGCGCCCGGTGACGCTAATACCGTTTACGCTTTATTTGAAGGGACTAATAGTTACAGCCTTACTTCTTTTCAGCGATACAATAAAGCTACTAATACCTGGGCGGTTAAGACCGTTCCTACAGGCAGCACATTTAACAACGGCCAGGCATGGTATTCCATCGCGGCAGCTGTTGACCCCACCAACGCCAATGTGGTTTACGCCGGCAGTTTGGATGGTGGGCGATCAATTGATGGCGGCACTACCTGGGCGGTTCAAACACAATGGTATGTTGGTGAAGTAAGCGGCTTAAATGCTGACCAATATGTGCATGCCGACCATCATGCTTATGTATATGCACCAGGTTCGGCCGGCAGGTTTTTGATGGGAACCGATGGTGGTATTTTTTATACGTCAACCGCCACTGCCGCGCATCCTTCATTTGCCGACAGGAATAACGGCTATAACGTTACCCAATTTTATTCTGTTGCAGTGCATCCTACAAATACCAATTATTTCCTTGCAGGCGCGCAGGACAATGGCACGCAGCAATACACCACTGCGGGGATAAATGCCACCGCCGAGGCTACCGGCGGTGACGGCGGGAACGCTTTTATAGATCAGACGAATGGTAACATACAGCTAACCTCATATGTTTATAACAACTTTTGGGTGTCAACTGATAATGGGGTAAATTTCATCCAGCATTTTTTAGGAAATACGGGTGGTTTTATAAATCCGTCAGACTATGATTCCAATTCAAAAAATCTGTATTCGGGCGATGCATCAGGAAGTTACTTCCGGTGGAACAATATTACAGCAGGCACCAGTACTTCGGATGTAGCCGTTACTGCTTTTAGCGGTGCAAATGTAACATCGGTTACCGTTGCCCCAAAAACACTTAACAGGGTATATTTCGGGCTGGATAACGGCAAAGTGGCCGTAGTTGATAATGCAAATACCGGAACAAGTATTGCTGGCACTGTTTTGTCGCCAAGCGGATACGGCACAGGTTCAGTTTCGTGTGTTGCTGTTGACCCTTCTTCAGAAGATCATCTTTTGGTATCCTACTTCAATTATGGATACCCAAGTGTTTACGAAACAAAAAATGCCACTGCGGTTACACCAGTTTGGACATTGGTAGAGGGGAACCTGCCTGATATGCCCGTTCGATGGGCGATGTTTTATCCCGGAGACTCGACGAGGGCTATCATAGCTACCGAACTGGGGGTATGGACAACGGATAAACTTAACAGCAGCTCTACGGTTTGGTCGCCCACAAACTCCGGGCTGGCAAACGTTGAAGTTGACATGTTAAAATTCCGTGCCTCCGACCGCACGTTAGCTGCAGCAACCCATGGGCGTGGTTTATTTACCACCACGCTGCCTGTTATATCAAATGCCGCAACCGACGCCACGCTTTCAAACCTGGCGCTTAATCACGGCACCTTATCACCGGTATTTGCTTCTTCAACTTCCAGCTATACGGCAAGTGTGCCCAATGCAACAACATCAATTAGTATAACACCAACGGCTAATGCACCCGGCGCAACAATAAAAGTAAATAACACAGCCGTTGCCTCTGGTACCGCATCAGCAAACCTGACGCTGGCTGTTGGCCCAAACACAATTAATACGGTTGTAACGTCGGCCGATGGAACGGTTAACAAAACTTACGCGGTGATCGTAACCCGACTGTCAAACAATGCCCTTTTAACAAGCCTTAAGATAACCCCAAGTACCGCTCTAGCTACCGTAACCGGGCCCGGATATAAAAATTATACCACAACCGTTCCGAACAGCGAAACCAGCCTTACCGTTACTTCAGTGGTTCAGGATGCTACGGCAACCATTAAAGTAAACGGAACAACGGTAGCCTCGGGCATAGCATCACCAGCAGTTCCGCTTACAGTGGGAGCTAACGTAATTACTGTAGCGGTAACAGCACAGGATGGTACCACCGTTAAAAATTACATCATTACCGCCACAAGAAAATCGGCTTCGTCAATCGCTACGCTTGCCAACCTTACCACCAATGCAGGCGCGCTTAACCCGGCATTTGCAACATTAACCACCGCGTACACTTTGCGCGTACCCAATGCAACAGCATCTATTAAGCTAACGCCAACAGCTACCGCCAACGACGCGACTATAACGGTTAACGGAACGGTAGTTGCATCAGGAGTCGCATCACCAAGTATTCCGTTAAATGCAGGTGATAATATGATCAATACGGTGGTAACAGCGGCAGATGGCACTACCGTTAAAACATACACATTAACAGTAACACGATCAGCCGCGGGCTTATCAACCAATGCCCTTTTATCGAGCTTAAAGATAACCCCAAGTACTGCTCTTACTACGGTAACCGGGCCCGGATATAAAAACTATGCCACATCGGTTCCTAACAGTGAGACCAGCCTTACCGTTACTGCAGTTCTTCAGGATGCTACGGCAACCATTAAGGTTAACGGCACAACTGTAGCTTCAGGCGCTGCATCGCCATCCATTCCGCTGGCCGCAGGCGCCAATGTTATTACCGTTGTGGTAACGGCACAGGACGGAGCTACCGTTAAAAATTATATCATTACCGCTACAAGGGCTACATCATCCATTGCTACGCTTGCTAACCTTATAACCAATGCAGGTGCGCTCAACCCGGTATTTGCAACTTTAACAACGGCTTATACTTTGCGTGTACCCAATGCAACAACATCAATTAAACTAACCCCAACAGCTACTGCCGGTGATGCTGCTATAAAAGTTAACGGAACTACAACCGCGTCAGGAGTAGCATCAGCAAGTGTTCCGTTAAGTGTTGGTGATAATGTAATTAATACCGTTGTAACGGCCTCAGACGGAACCACTGTTAAAACATACACATTAACAGTAACACGGTCAGCAGCAGGCTTATCAACCAATGCCCTGCTATCGAGCTTAAAGATAAGCCCAAGTACCGCGCTTACAACCGTAACAGGGCCCGGATATAAAAACTATACCACCTCGGTTCCCAACAGCGAAACCAGCCTTACGGTTACTTCTGTTGTTCAGGATGCTACCGCAACCATTAAGGTTAACGGCACAACTGTGGCTTCAGGTGCAGCATCGCCATCCATTCCGCTGGCCGTGGGAACCAATGTTATTACAACAACAGTAACAGCACAGGATGGTGCTACGGTTAAAAATTATATCATTACCGCTACAAGGGCAGCAGGTCCGGTGGCGGGTTTGTCGCTTGCAGCGCAGGGTTCAGATAGTGTAAAGACAGCCACGGATGAAATTTTGGTACACCAGGCGATCTCCCCAAATGGCGATGGCCAAAATGATTTCCTTTTAATTGACGGATTAGCTGCGTACCCTAATAATAGCCTTTCTATAGCTACACAAAGCGGAGCGCTGGTTTATAACGCGAAAGGGTACAATAATTCATCTGTAGTGTTTGATGGACATTCCAGCTTAAATGGCAGGCTGCAACCGCGGGGCACTTATTTTTACTTGCTGGAATATTATAACGGCACACAATACAAACGAAAATCAGGCTTTATAATCATCAAATACTGA
- a CDS encoding RagB/SusD family nutrient uptake outer membrane protein, protein MKTKYLNKKFGVALALLGLGFTLTQSSCTKNFEKYNTNKYNATDSLLKIDGEGYGSFLIPMQLGVVNSTNYNFQVQQNLNADIYSGFMMSGDPFNGGVNNTNYGLVSGWNTAAFDLAYPSIMSNWQSVYKKAATAAPDFLAVAYILKVEGMHRLTDIYGPIPYVQFGKGGLSTPYDSQQAVYNEFFKELDIAIASLKTYVAAHPGATPMAAYDLIYGGDYTKWIKFANSLKLRLAMRISMVDPTTAKTQAEAAMNDAGGLITTNADNAYVKAANGVTFTNPLWSVDYEYTDINLGAPMECYLKGFNDPRLPAYFLVNKNGEYRGIRNGVPISSTSQYADASNFNLTNTSPIRFMAASEIYFLKAEAALRGWNAGGTAQSLYEQGINTSFDQSAVSSSTYLNDAKSTEAPYVDLSSATNNVPAGSPYLSKITVKWDEADTYQHKLERIITQKWLGLWPDGEEAWAEFRRTNYPVLMPVVVNNSQGTISTTGFIRRLPFSANEYRDNKDEVTKALSLLNGPDNGGTRLWWDLATKN, encoded by the coding sequence ATGAAAACAAAATATTTAAATAAAAAATTCGGTGTCGCTTTAGCCCTGCTTGGGTTAGGCTTTACACTCACCCAGTCATCGTGTACAAAAAACTTCGAAAAATACAACACGAACAAGTACAATGCTACCGACTCACTGTTGAAAATTGATGGTGAAGGTTACGGTTCATTTTTGATCCCGATGCAGTTAGGTGTTGTTAACTCAACCAACTACAACTTCCAGGTACAGCAGAACCTTAACGCGGATATTTACTCAGGCTTCATGATGTCTGGCGATCCTTTTAATGGCGGCGTAAATAATACCAATTATGGTTTGGTTAGCGGCTGGAACACTGCAGCGTTTGATTTGGCCTATCCGTCGATAATGAGTAACTGGCAATCAGTTTACAAAAAAGCAGCTACAGCAGCTCCTGACTTTTTAGCCGTAGCTTACATTTTAAAAGTTGAAGGGATGCACCGTCTTACTGACATCTACGGTCCTATACCTTATGTTCAATTTGGTAAAGGTGGCCTTTCAACTCCGTATGACAGCCAGCAGGCGGTTTATAACGAATTCTTTAAAGAACTTGATATTGCTATCGCATCTTTAAAAACTTACGTTGCTGCTCACCCTGGTGCTACGCCAATGGCCGCATACGATTTAATTTATGGTGGCGATTATACAAAGTGGATAAAATTTGCCAACTCATTAAAATTGCGTTTAGCTATGCGTATTTCAATGGTTGATCCTACCACCGCAAAAACTCAGGCAGAAGCTGCCATGAACGATGCAGGTGGATTAATCACTACCAATGCTGATAACGCCTATGTAAAGGCAGCAAATGGCGTAACGTTTACCAACCCGCTTTGGTCTGTTGATTATGAATATACAGATATCAACCTTGGAGCGCCAATGGAATGTTACCTTAAAGGCTTCAATGACCCAAGGCTTCCTGCTTACTTCCTGGTAAACAAAAATGGTGAGTACCGTGGTATCCGTAATGGTGTGCCAATCAGCTCAACCAGCCAGTATGCCGATGCGAGCAACTTTAATCTTACCAACACTTCTCCTATCCGCTTTATGGCCGCATCAGAAATATATTTCCTGAAGGCTGAAGCTGCTTTACGTGGCTGGAATGCCGGCGGTACAGCGCAAAGCCTTTATGAGCAGGGTATCAATACCTCATTTGATCAAAGTGCTGTATCATCAAGTACCTATTTAAATGATGCTAAAAGCACTGAAGCGCCTTATGTTGACTTATCCAGCGCTACCAACAACGTTCCTGCAGGTTCCCCTTATTTAAGTAAGATAACTGTTAAATGGGATGAAGCGGATACTTACCAGCACAAACTGGAACGTATAATTACCCAGAAATGGTTAGGCTTATGGCCTGACGGTGAAGAAGCATGGGCTGAGTTCAGGAGAACCAACTACCCTGTTTTAATGCCTGTTGTGGTTAACAACAGCCAGGGCACCATCAGCACTACCGGCTTTATCCGAAGGTTGCCATTCTCTGCAAACGAATACAGGGATAATAAAGATGAAGTTACTAAAGCATTAAGTTTACTTAACGGCCCCGACAACGGCGGCACTCGTTTATGGTGGGATTTAGCTACCAAAAACTAA